From Streptomyces sp. NBC_00683, one genomic window encodes:
- a CDS encoding NADP-dependent oxidoreductase, with protein MEAIVYEEFGGPEVLRLVRTDDVHAGPGQIRVAVRAAGVNPVDYKIRNGWMEAAFPTPLPATPGSEFAGVVDETGEGVTRFSVGDEVLGRSATGAYAAHALADADAVAPKPDELGWEEAAALPVATATAARVLDELAVTEGDTLLVHGAAGAVGSAGVQLAASRGATVIGTASPANHDYLRVLGAIPVEYGDGLVERVRAVAPQGVDAVFDAAGKGALAASVELRGGTADRIVTIADADAAKYGVAFSAGGGERQDEAERLAEYAALAAVGELRIPVAQTFALRDAARAHELSEAGHVRGKLVLLPGAH; from the coding sequence ATGGAAGCGATCGTGTACGAGGAGTTCGGCGGCCCGGAGGTACTGCGCCTTGTCCGGACCGACGACGTCCACGCAGGACCCGGGCAGATCCGGGTGGCGGTCAGGGCCGCCGGGGTCAACCCGGTCGACTACAAGATCCGCAACGGCTGGATGGAGGCGGCCTTCCCCACCCCGCTGCCCGCCACACCCGGCAGTGAGTTCGCCGGTGTCGTCGACGAGACGGGTGAGGGGGTCACGAGGTTCTCGGTCGGCGACGAGGTCCTCGGCCGGAGCGCCACCGGCGCGTACGCCGCCCACGCCCTGGCCGACGCGGACGCCGTCGCGCCCAAGCCGGACGAGCTGGGCTGGGAGGAGGCCGCGGCCCTGCCGGTGGCGACGGCGACCGCCGCCCGGGTGCTGGACGAGCTCGCGGTGACCGAGGGCGACACCCTGCTGGTGCACGGAGCGGCCGGAGCGGTGGGTTCCGCCGGGGTCCAGCTGGCCGCGTCCCGGGGCGCCACGGTCATCGGGACGGCATCGCCGGCCAACCACGACTACCTGCGGGTGCTCGGCGCGATCCCTGTGGAGTACGGGGACGGGCTCGTGGAACGGGTCCGCGCGGTGGCGCCGCAGGGCGTGGACGCGGTGTTCGACGCCGCGGGCAAGGGTGCGCTGGCCGCCTCGGTCGAGCTGCGCGGAGGCACGGCCGACCGGATCGTCACCATCGCCGACGCGGACGCGGCGAAGTACGGCGTGGCCTTCTCCGCGGGCGGTGGCGAACGTCAGGACGAGGCCGAACGCCTCGCGGAGTACGCGGCGCTGGCCGCGGTCGGCGAGCTGCGGATTCCGGTCGCGCAGACGTTCGCGCTCCGTGATGCGGCGAGGGCGCACGAGCTGAGCGAGGCGGGGCACGTACGCGGAAAGCTCGTGCTGCTCCCCGGGGCGCACTGA
- a CDS encoding DUF2786 domain-containing protein, whose translation MESVIDQACATALYSDGDAGLDTGASLLAADPSADDALHLRGEEFLRRAWARGWQPADVVRIVRRELDEAGAGLVAALITAETARYGQLPPRWADQLAGLPAPAPRNRPDRFTYASGLLELYRLLLRLPVIEPVGPPPGTAADDLHRPPAHGEPRMLTRIRALLAKAEATGFPEEAEALTTKAQELMARHSIDEALLAARTHGSGTPGACRIGVDAPYESAKAILLDSIASANRCRAVWNSDLGFTTVVGFEPDLEAVELLFTSLLVQGTAAMTKAEAGQRAGGRKRTKPFRQSFLMAYAQRLGSRLADDTARVTAAADAGSRSAGEPGDAPGGGLLPVLAARDVAVTDTAERMFPRTTTSRVRGVTDAEGWTHGTAAADRARMGGRGPEIDR comes from the coding sequence ATGGAATCGGTGATCGACCAGGCATGCGCGACGGCCCTCTACTCGGACGGTGACGCCGGACTCGACACCGGGGCCTCCCTCCTCGCCGCCGATCCGTCGGCCGACGACGCGCTGCACCTGCGCGGCGAGGAGTTCCTGCGGCGTGCCTGGGCGCGCGGCTGGCAGCCCGCCGATGTCGTACGGATCGTCCGGCGCGAGCTGGACGAGGCCGGGGCCGGGCTCGTCGCCGCGCTGATCACCGCGGAGACGGCGCGTTACGGCCAGCTCCCGCCGCGCTGGGCCGACCAGCTCGCCGGGCTGCCCGCCCCGGCGCCGCGCAACCGGCCCGACCGCTTCACGTACGCTTCCGGGCTGCTGGAGCTGTACCGCCTCCTCCTGCGGCTGCCGGTGATCGAGCCGGTCGGCCCGCCGCCCGGCACCGCCGCCGACGACCTCCACCGGCCGCCCGCCCACGGGGAACCCCGGATGCTCACCCGGATCCGTGCCCTGCTCGCCAAGGCGGAGGCGACCGGCTTCCCGGAGGAGGCGGAGGCGCTCACCACCAAGGCGCAGGAGCTGATGGCCCGGCACAGCATCGACGAGGCATTGCTCGCCGCCCGTACCCACGGCTCCGGTACGCCGGGAGCCTGCCGGATCGGGGTCGATGCCCCGTACGAGAGCGCGAAGGCGATCCTGCTCGACTCGATCGCCTCCGCGAACCGCTGCCGGGCCGTGTGGAACAGCGATCTCGGCTTCACCACGGTCGTCGGCTTCGAACCGGACCTGGAGGCCGTGGAGCTGCTCTTCACCTCACTGCTGGTGCAGGGCACGGCCGCGATGACGAAGGCGGAGGCAGGGCAGAGGGCCGGCGGGCGCAAGCGGACCAAGCCCTTCCGGCAATCCTTCCTGATGGCGTACGCCCAGCGTCTGGGCAGTCGGCTCGCCGACGACACCGCACGCGTCACGGCGGCGGCCGATGCCGGCAGCCGATCGGCGGGTGAACCCGGCGACGCCCCCGGCGGTGGTCTGCTGCCCGTCCTCGCGGCCCGGGACGTCGCGGTCACGGACACGGCGGAGCGGATGTTCCCGCGGACCACCACCTCCCGGGTGCGCGGCGTCACGGACGCCGAGGGCTGGACCCACGGCACAGCCGCCGCGGACCGGGCCAGGATGGGCGGCAGAGGGCCGGAAATCGACAGATAA
- a CDS encoding FUSC family protein has translation MSWLRALKETARSGLSIERQRLEPLIALRGAAGLALVVGLSLAFFGPVIAASSAFGAFQAGIATFERSWRPRPVLALISGSSLAVSTFVGYVSVSQPAVFLTLLALWTFAAGMTWAVGPTAGILAGSNVAIMLVTITLPGSVAEAAAHAAMMAFGGLVQAAMIVLFPVRRWGAQRDALADALAAEADYARRLRHDPVAPFDPVPLMTARSAAAITPREARRLPVELHGARGVAERLRPVLASLADPALGVPGDGLERVWVRELLGAAGSVLDAAAQAVRHGEPVHLAATDLGVLGTPDNEVILAGPPRRAADRLDALLADVIEIAEGAGTREPAGHAADTRRRQSLLRLVPVALTAMRRELRRESPILRHAIRLSAVATLGFLLGAALPFGHGYWAPMAAVMAMRPDFSQTYSRSVARFGGTVVGVALATGLVQAVEPGVTLAAVLAVICAWLMYLLMRSGYAVAQACVSAYVVFLLGMAGEDWSQTVTERVVLTLAGGMLAMVSYAVFPAWETPRLRNRLARWLITDARYAATVLDGYADPASRSDADVRNALLATREARIAWQEALATARHEPVRHRGISRLSADEAQHALAQFGRVTMLMEAHLPPGTATPVPGAADLAATLRRVSEQGAKAVRERRVPDWEPVRQVLAGWDRPEGHPEAVPPPNAFVRSGAAMLLDALEEFSRGLDLPKGKRRV, from the coding sequence ATGAGCTGGCTCCGGGCGCTGAAGGAGACCGCTCGCTCGGGGCTGAGCATCGAGCGGCAGCGTCTCGAACCGCTGATCGCTCTGCGGGGTGCCGCGGGCCTCGCCCTCGTCGTCGGGCTGTCCCTCGCCTTCTTCGGCCCGGTGATCGCGGCCAGTTCCGCCTTCGGGGCCTTCCAGGCGGGGATCGCCACCTTCGAGCGCAGCTGGCGCCCCCGGCCCGTGCTCGCCCTGATCTCCGGCAGCAGCCTGGCCGTCTCGACGTTCGTCGGCTACGTGAGCGTCAGCCAGCCCGCCGTGTTCCTGACGCTGCTGGCACTCTGGACGTTCGCCGCCGGGATGACCTGGGCAGTGGGACCCACGGCCGGCATCCTCGCGGGATCCAACGTCGCGATCATGCTGGTCACGATCACCCTTCCCGGCTCCGTCGCCGAAGCCGCCGCACACGCCGCGATGATGGCGTTCGGCGGGCTGGTCCAGGCGGCCATGATCGTGCTGTTCCCGGTACGCAGATGGGGCGCCCAGCGCGACGCGCTCGCCGACGCCCTCGCCGCCGAGGCCGACTACGCCCGCAGACTGCGCCACGATCCGGTCGCGCCCTTCGACCCCGTACCGCTGATGACCGCCCGCAGCGCCGCCGCCATCACCCCCCGTGAGGCCCGCCGGCTCCCCGTCGAACTGCACGGCGCCCGGGGCGTCGCCGAGCGGCTGCGGCCGGTCCTCGCCTCACTGGCGGACCCGGCACTGGGAGTGCCCGGCGACGGGCTGGAGCGGGTCTGGGTGCGGGAGCTGCTCGGCGCGGCCGGATCCGTACTGGACGCGGCGGCCCAAGCGGTCCGGCACGGGGAGCCCGTCCACCTCGCCGCCACCGACCTGGGGGTCCTGGGGACCCCCGACAACGAGGTGATCCTGGCCGGGCCGCCGCGCCGCGCCGCCGACCGGCTCGACGCACTGCTCGCGGACGTCATCGAGATCGCCGAGGGCGCCGGCACCCGTGAGCCGGCCGGGCACGCCGCGGACACCCGGCGCCGCCAGAGCCTGCTGCGGCTCGTCCCGGTGGCGCTGACGGCTATGCGTCGCGAGCTGCGCAGGGAGTCGCCGATCCTGCGGCACGCCATCAGGCTCTCGGCGGTCGCCACCCTCGGCTTCCTGCTGGGCGCCGCACTGCCCTTCGGGCACGGCTACTGGGCGCCGATGGCAGCAGTGATGGCGATGCGCCCGGACTTCTCGCAGACCTACTCACGGTCCGTCGCCCGGTTCGGCGGCACCGTCGTCGGAGTGGCCCTGGCCACCGGCCTCGTCCAGGCGGTCGAGCCGGGCGTGACGCTCGCCGCGGTCCTCGCGGTGATCTGCGCGTGGCTGATGTACCTGCTGATGCGCAGCGGATACGCGGTCGCCCAGGCCTGCGTCTCCGCCTACGTGGTCTTCCTGCTCGGAATGGCGGGGGAGGACTGGTCGCAGACCGTCACCGAACGGGTGGTCCTCACGCTCGCCGGAGGCATGCTCGCGATGGTCTCGTACGCCGTCTTCCCGGCCTGGGAGACCCCGCGGCTGCGCAACCGGCTGGCCCGCTGGCTGATCACGGACGCGCGGTACGCGGCGACCGTCCTCGACGGGTACGCCGATCCGGCTTCCCGGAGCGACGCCGATGTGCGGAACGCGCTGCTCGCCACCCGTGAGGCGCGCATCGCCTGGCAGGAGGCGCTGGCGACCGCCCGGCACGAACCCGTACGCCACCGCGGCATCTCCCGCCTCTCCGCCGACGAGGCGCAGCACGCCCTTGCCCAGTTCGGCAGGGTCACGATGCTGATGGAGGCCCATCTGCCACCCGGTACGGCCACCCCGGTGCCGGGGGCGGCGGACCTGGCGGCCACGCTGCGGCGGGTCTCCGAACAGGGCGCGAAGGCGGTGCGGGAGCGCCGTGTGCCGGACTGGGAACCGGTGCGCCAGGTACTCGCGGGCTGGGACAGGCCGGAGGGCCACCCGGAGGCGGTGCCCCCGCCCAACGCCTTCGTGCGCAGCGGAGCCGCCATGCTGCTCGACGCCCTGGAGGAGTTCTCGCGGGGCCTGGACCTCCCCAAGGGCAAGCGCAGGGTGTGA
- a CDS encoding DUF397 domain-containing protein, which produces MHHVYNGMAATELRGVVWQKSRHSNSQGSCVEFAKLPGGNVAMRNSRHPDGPALVYTPAEIEALLLGVKDGEFDHLATGG; this is translated from the coding sequence GTGCACCACGTGTACAACGGCATGGCGGCCACAGAGCTTCGCGGAGTCGTCTGGCAGAAGAGCAGACACAGCAACTCCCAGGGGTCCTGCGTGGAGTTCGCGAAACTGCCCGGCGGGAATGTGGCGATGCGCAACTCGCGCCACCCCGACGGGCCGGCCCTGGTCTATACGCCGGCCGAGATAGAGGCGCTGCTGCTGGGCGTCAAGGACGGGGAGTTCGACCATCTGGCGACGGGCGGCTGA
- a CDS encoding ATP-binding protein codes for MGTNGSTMLEPLRQGLPPIDPSAVAGSASCALPARFEAVGGARKFTRTTLTSWDLGDHFDDVALVVSELVTNALRHALPADLARERQDTSVRLHLMRWTSRLVCAVRDPSDKSPVAGEAADSAESGRGLFLVESFSDGWGWHPSPVLAGEQQTAGARRGKVVWALFRLSDRTAADGAVPECPRLDSAVPAEAIPDSV; via the coding sequence ATGGGGACGAATGGATCGACGATGCTCGAGCCGTTACGGCAGGGGCTTCCACCCATCGACCCCTCGGCGGTCGCGGGTTCGGCCTCCTGCGCGTTGCCGGCCCGGTTCGAAGCGGTGGGCGGCGCGCGAAAGTTCACCCGTACGACTCTGACCTCGTGGGATCTCGGCGACCACTTCGACGATGTCGCCCTGGTCGTCTCCGAGCTGGTCACCAACGCGCTGCGGCACGCCCTTCCCGCCGACCTCGCGCGTGAGCGCCAGGACACGTCCGTACGGCTGCACCTCATGCGCTGGACCTCACGGCTGGTGTGCGCGGTGCGCGATCCCAGCGACAAGAGCCCGGTGGCGGGCGAAGCCGCGGACTCGGCCGAATCGGGCCGGGGTCTCTTCCTCGTGGAGTCGTTCAGCGACGGCTGGGGCTGGCACCCCTCCCCCGTGCTGGCCGGCGAGCAGCAGACGGCCGGCGCGCGCCGCGGCAAGGTGGTCTGGGCACTGTTCCGGCTGTCGGACAGGACCGCGGCGGACGGTGCGGTTCCGGAGTGCCCGCGCCTCGACAGCGCGGTGCCGGCCGAGGCAATTCCCGACAGCGTGTAG
- a CDS encoding helix-turn-helix domain-containing protein — MGRVGPVPAGESSGSVVRRILLGSQLRRLRESRGITREAAGYSIRASESKISRMELGRVSFKARDVEDLLTLYGVTDEAERDSLLGLAREANVAGWWHSYGDVLPGWFQTYIGLEGAASLIRIYEVQFVHGLLQTEAYAHAVVSRGMRGAPAAEIDRRVALRLARQKVLVSERAPRFHAVLDEAALRRPYGERDVMRAQLRHLIDMSEQPNITLQVMPFSFGGHAGESGAFTMLSFPESDLSDIVYLEQLTSALYLDKAEEVAQYEKAMARLHAESPGPEESRDLLRGLLQLT, encoded by the coding sequence ATGGGGAGGGTTGGACCAGTGCCGGCAGGCGAGTCGAGTGGATCTGTGGTGCGGCGCATCCTGCTGGGCTCACAGCTCAGGCGCCTGCGCGAGTCGCGCGGCATCACCCGTGAGGCGGCCGGCTACTCCATCCGCGCCTCCGAATCGAAGATCAGCCGCATGGAGTTGGGACGGGTGAGCTTCAAGGCCAGGGACGTCGAGGACCTGCTCACGCTGTACGGAGTCACGGACGAGGCGGAGCGGGACTCCCTCCTCGGTCTGGCCCGTGAGGCCAATGTGGCGGGCTGGTGGCACAGTTACGGCGATGTGCTGCCCGGCTGGTTCCAGACGTATATCGGTCTGGAGGGGGCGGCCTCGCTCATCCGGATCTACGAAGTCCAGTTCGTCCACGGCCTGTTGCAGACCGAGGCGTACGCCCATGCCGTCGTCTCGCGCGGCATGCGCGGTGCTCCCGCGGCGGAGATCGACCGCCGGGTCGCGCTGCGGCTGGCGCGCCAGAAGGTGCTCGTCTCCGAGCGGGCGCCCCGCTTCCACGCCGTGCTCGACGAGGCGGCGCTGCGCCGCCCTTACGGCGAGCGCGACGTGATGCGCGCCCAGTTGCGGCATCTGATCGACATGTCGGAACAGCCGAACATCACGCTTCAGGTGATGCCCTTCAGTTTCGGCGGCCATGCGGGTGAGAGCGGCGCATTCACCATGCTGAGCTTCCCGGAATCCGACCTGTCGGACATTGTCTATTTGGAGCAGCTGACAAGTGCGCTCTATCTGGACAAGGCCGAGGAAGTCGCCCAGTACGAAAAGGCCATGGCGCGGCTGCACGCGGAGAGCCCCGGGCCCGAAGAGAGCCGGGATCTCCTTCGCGGTCTCCTTCAACTGACGTGA
- a CDS encoding aldehyde dehydrogenase family protein, with product MSFFNELAHQYIDGEWLTGSGSWDIIDFNPYNGEKLGAITVATAAEVDRAYRAAERAQTGWAAATAYERRAVLESAVRLIGERRNDIVEAIIDELGGTRFKAEYEVDAAQEFLREAVRQTLRPSARLLPSVADSKENRVYRLPVGVIGVISAFNFPFLVTMKTVAPALALGNAVVVKPHQSAPVVGGGLVAKIFEDAGLPAGLLNIVITDSAEIGDAFIEHPVPRVISFTGSDRVGRHVAATAAGLFKKAILELSGNSALVVLEDADIDYAVRAAVFSRFLYQGQVSMAANRILVDRSVEREFTERFTAAVAALTTGDPRDPDTRIGPVISEFQADALKTLVDEALAAGATALVRGRTRGSLVEPTVLTGLPDDSPLLEQEIFGPVALLVPFDGEDEAVRIVNDSPYGLSGAVHTADAERGVRFARRITSGMFHVNDATVQDDPLVAFGGEKMSGMGRLNGEAVVEAFTTQRWISIQYGRTVFPF from the coding sequence ATGTCCTTCTTCAATGAACTGGCCCACCAGTACATCGACGGCGAGTGGCTGACCGGCAGCGGCTCGTGGGACATCATTGATTTCAATCCCTACAACGGCGAAAAGCTCGGGGCCATCACGGTGGCCACCGCGGCGGAGGTCGACCGCGCCTACCGGGCTGCCGAGCGCGCCCAGACCGGGTGGGCGGCGGCCACGGCGTACGAGCGCAGGGCCGTTCTCGAAAGCGCCGTACGCCTGATAGGTGAGCGCAGGAACGACATCGTCGAGGCGATCATCGACGAGCTCGGCGGCACGCGGTTCAAGGCCGAGTACGAGGTCGATGCCGCCCAGGAGTTCCTGCGCGAGGCCGTCCGCCAGACGCTCCGCCCCTCGGCGCGGCTGCTGCCCTCGGTCGCCGACAGCAAGGAGAACCGGGTCTACCGGCTGCCTGTCGGTGTCATAGGCGTGATCAGCGCCTTCAACTTCCCCTTCCTGGTGACGATGAAGACCGTCGCCCCCGCTCTCGCGCTCGGCAACGCGGTGGTGGTGAAGCCCCACCAGAGCGCCCCGGTCGTCGGCGGAGGGCTGGTCGCCAAGATCTTCGAGGACGCCGGGCTGCCGGCCGGGCTGCTCAACATCGTGATCACCGACAGCGCGGAGATCGGCGACGCGTTCATCGAGCACCCCGTACCCAGGGTGATCTCGTTCACCGGCTCGGACCGGGTCGGGCGCCACGTCGCGGCCACCGCGGCCGGACTCTTCAAGAAGGCCATCCTCGAACTGAGCGGCAACAGCGCCCTGGTGGTGCTGGAGGACGCGGACATCGACTACGCGGTCCGCGCGGCCGTCTTCAGTCGCTTCCTGTACCAGGGGCAGGTCAGCATGGCCGCCAACCGCATCCTGGTCGACCGGTCGGTCGAGCGGGAGTTCACCGAGAGGTTCACCGCGGCGGTGGCCGCGCTCACGACGGGCGACCCGCGCGACCCGGACACCCGCATCGGCCCGGTCATCAGCGAGTTCCAGGCCGACGCGCTCAAGACGCTGGTCGACGAGGCGCTCGCGGCGGGAGCGACCGCGCTCGTACGGGGCCGTACCCGCGGCAGTCTCGTCGAGCCCACCGTGCTGACCGGCCTGCCCGACGACTCGCCGCTGCTCGAGCAGGAGATATTCGGCCCGGTCGCGCTGCTCGTGCCGTTCGACGGCGAGGACGAGGCGGTACGGATCGTCAACGACAGTCCCTACGGGCTGAGCGGCGCGGTGCACACGGCGGACGCGGAGCGCGGGGTGCGGTTCGCCCGGCGCATCACGAGCGGGATGTTCCACGTCAACGACGCCACCGTGCAGGACGATCCGCTGGTCGCGTTCGGGGGCGAGAAGATGTCCGGCATGGGACGGCTGAACGGGGAGGCCGTCGTGGAGGCCTTCACCACCCAGAGGTGGATCTCGATCCAGTACGGGCGAACGGTTTTTCCCTTCTGA
- a CDS encoding DinB family protein, with translation MVTHVPSEAPGDERGALLAFVEAQRGAVRRSVLGLTEEQAASRPSVSELSLSGLVKHVAETELNWLRMAQQLPNERQRDAETWADSFRLVGDETVPQVVEFWSKVAAETEAFIHGVDSMNDTFPLPEAPWYPKDERCSMRWLLVHLVEEIARHAGHADIIRESLDGRTALQLVAEEAGYPSQS, from the coding sequence ATGGTCACTCACGTTCCCTCAGAGGCCCCCGGCGACGAGCGCGGTGCGCTCCTGGCCTTCGTCGAGGCGCAGCGCGGCGCGGTCCGGCGCTCCGTTCTGGGGCTCACCGAGGAGCAGGCGGCAAGCCGGCCCAGTGTCAGCGAGCTCTCCCTGTCCGGGCTGGTCAAGCACGTGGCCGAGACGGAGCTGAACTGGCTGCGGATGGCCCAGCAGCTGCCGAACGAGCGCCAGCGCGACGCGGAGACCTGGGCCGACAGCTTCCGTCTCGTGGGTGACGAGACGGTTCCGCAGGTGGTCGAGTTCTGGTCGAAGGTCGCTGCGGAGACCGAGGCCTTCATCCACGGGGTCGACAGCATGAACGACACCTTTCCGCTTCCCGAGGCGCCCTGGTACCCGAAGGACGAGCGCTGCTCGATGCGCTGGCTGCTGGTCCATCTCGTCGAGGAGATCGCACGCCACGCGGGTCACGCCGACATCATCCGCGAATCGCTGGACGGCAGGACCGCCCTCCAGCTGGTCGCCGAGGAGGCGGGCTACCCTAGTCAAAGTTGA
- a CDS encoding PadR family transcriptional regulator, which yields MSAIRLLVLGAVRQHGRAHGYQVRNDLEFWGAHEWSNAKPGSIYHALKQMAKQGLLLAHETAPSTAGGPPRTEYEITEQGTEEFLSLLRAALTSYDQGMDVLSAGIGFIVDLERSEAVALLRERIAAIEGWRASVTEYYTPADGPESLGHIGEIMNLWVHSADAGAEWTRGLIERIEGGAYTFAGEGEPFVGVLSEGQENPYATGVPDPGDSV from the coding sequence ATGTCCGCGATCCGGCTGCTGGTCCTCGGTGCGGTACGTCAGCACGGCCGCGCGCACGGCTATCAGGTCCGCAACGACCTCGAGTTCTGGGGCGCGCACGAGTGGTCCAACGCCAAGCCGGGTTCGATCTACCACGCGCTGAAGCAGATGGCGAAGCAGGGCCTGCTCCTCGCGCACGAGACCGCCCCCTCCACGGCCGGTGGCCCGCCCCGTACCGAGTACGAGATCACCGAGCAGGGCACCGAGGAATTCCTCTCCCTGCTGCGCGCGGCGCTCACGTCGTACGACCAGGGCATGGACGTGCTCTCCGCGGGCATCGGCTTCATCGTCGACCTCGAGCGGTCCGAGGCGGTCGCCCTGCTGCGTGAGCGCATCGCCGCCATCGAGGGCTGGCGGGCCTCGGTCACGGAGTACTACACGCCGGCGGACGGCCCCGAGTCGCTCGGGCACATCGGCGAGATCATGAATCTGTGGGTCCACTCGGCGGACGCGGGAGCCGAGTGGACCCGCGGTCTGATCGAGCGGATCGAGGGCGGGGCGTACACCTTCGCGGGCGAGGGGGAGCCCTTCGTCGGGGTGCTGTCCGAGGGGCAGGAGAACCCGTACGCGACAGGGGTTCCCGACCCGGGGGACTCCGTCTAA
- a CDS encoding ATP-binding cassette domain-containing protein, translated as MSDAIVVEGLHKRYGEKRALDGLDLTVRSGAVHGVLGPNGAGKTTAVRILSTLLRPDEGRAEVAGFDVRDKAAEIRRRIGLLGQNAAVDEELGGRQNLEMFGRLYHLGARRAGARADELLDRFGLADTGRKAVKQYSGGMRRRLDLAASLITDPEVLFLDEPTTGLDPRGRTEVWSAVRSLAAGGTTVLLTTQYLEEADQLADRISVIDKGRAIAEGTADQLKAMVGGDRIDVVVHDVTLLGAAARLLGEGVSVDEDRRLLSAPAPDRMAALTRTVRALEEAGIEAEDIAVRRPTLDEVFLSLTGTDEAMHMATDAAVAV; from the coding sequence GTGAGCGACGCGATCGTCGTCGAAGGACTTCACAAGCGGTACGGGGAGAAGCGGGCCCTGGACGGACTGGACCTCACCGTCCGCAGCGGCGCCGTACACGGAGTGCTCGGCCCCAACGGGGCGGGCAAGACCACCGCCGTACGCATCCTGTCGACCCTGCTGAGGCCCGACGAGGGCCGGGCCGAGGTGGCGGGGTTCGACGTGCGGGACAAGGCCGCCGAGATCCGCCGGAGGATCGGGCTGCTCGGGCAGAACGCCGCCGTCGACGAGGAACTGGGCGGCCGGCAGAACCTGGAGATGTTCGGCCGGCTGTACCACCTGGGCGCACGCCGGGCCGGCGCGCGGGCCGACGAGCTCCTCGACCGGTTCGGGCTCGCGGACACCGGACGCAAGGCGGTCAAGCAGTACAGCGGAGGCATGCGCCGCCGCCTCGACCTGGCCGCGTCCCTGATCACGGATCCGGAGGTGCTCTTCCTGGACGAGCCCACGACCGGACTCGACCCGCGCGGCCGGACCGAGGTGTGGAGTGCGGTGCGCTCGCTGGCCGCGGGCGGCACGACCGTACTGCTGACCACGCAGTATCTGGAGGAGGCGGACCAGCTGGCCGACCGGATCTCGGTGATCGACAAGGGCAGGGCCATCGCGGAAGGGACGGCCGACCAGCTCAAGGCGATGGTCGGCGGGGACCGGATCGATGTGGTCGTCCACGACGTGACCCTGCTCGGTGCCGCCGCGCGACTCCTGGGGGAGGGCGTGAGCGTGGACGAGGACCGGCGGCTGCTCAGCGCCCCGGCCCCGGACCGGATGGCGGCACTGACCCGGACGGTACGGGCGCTGGAGGAGGCGGGCATCGAGGCGGAGGACATCGCGGTGCGCCGCCCGACGCTCGACGAGGTGTTCCTGTCCCTCACCGGGACGGACGAGGCGATGCACATGGCAACGGATGCGGCGGTGGCGGTATGA
- a CDS encoding ABC transporter permease, with protein sequence MSTATAGGSAIGWALTDSWTMTRRELAHWARQPVQMVVGLVFPVMLLLMFNYLVGGGQGVNGDNTEFLVPGMLALTMAFGLEGTMLAVTQDLNKGVIDRFRSMPMVSGTVLVGRSVADMLQSVAALAVMIGVGYAVGWRWHNGPAAALGAVGLLLLLRFAMLWIGIHLAMVAGKPEMVQAVQILVWPIGFLSNVFASPESMPGWLGAVVEWNPMSATATAVRDLFGNPGGAGGSWAAEHAELLAVVWPVALTALFLPLAVGKFARLSR encoded by the coding sequence ATGAGTACGGCGACGGCGGGAGGGAGCGCCATCGGCTGGGCGCTCACCGACTCCTGGACGATGACCCGGCGCGAACTGGCGCACTGGGCGCGGCAGCCGGTGCAGATGGTCGTCGGCCTGGTCTTCCCGGTGATGCTGCTCCTGATGTTCAACTACCTGGTCGGCGGCGGCCAGGGCGTCAACGGGGACAACACCGAGTTCCTGGTGCCCGGCATGCTCGCGCTCACCATGGCCTTCGGCCTGGAGGGGACGATGCTCGCCGTCACCCAGGACCTCAACAAGGGGGTCATCGACCGGTTCCGCTCCATGCCGATGGTCTCCGGCACGGTCCTGGTCGGGCGGAGCGTCGCGGACATGCTCCAGTCGGTGGCCGCGCTCGCCGTGATGATCGGTGTGGGCTACGCGGTCGGCTGGCGCTGGCACAACGGGCCGGCCGCCGCGCTGGGAGCGGTGGGGCTGCTGCTCCTCCTGCGGTTCGCGATGCTGTGGATCGGCATCCACCTGGCGATGGTCGCGGGGAAGCCGGAGATGGTGCAGGCGGTGCAGATCCTGGTCTGGCCGATCGGCTTCCTCTCCAACGTCTTCGCGTCGCCGGAGTCGATGCCGGGCTGGCTGGGCGCGGTCGTCGAATGGAACCCGATGTCGGCCACGGCGACGGCCGTGCGCGACCTGTTCGGCAACCCGGGCGGGGCCGGGGGATCCTGGGCTGCCGAACACGCCGAACTGCTGGCGGTGGTCTGGCCGGTGGCACTGACCGCCCTGTTCCTCCCGTTGGCTGTAGGGAAGTTCGCCCGGCTCAGCCGCTGA